The genomic window ACTACCCCGCCTGGGCACGGCCGGTTCTCGGTCGGCGTTGCTGCACACCAGCGACGATCCGGCGGCCCGCGCGGACCGCGCAACGGGCGGAGAGAAAAGCTCCCGCTTCGACCTTTTGCCGGTGGATCCCGCGGGGGGTAGTCGGGGGCGATATTCCGTCAACCATCTGCGGGGCTTTTTCGTCCTCCGGTGGATGGGCACCGTCGGCGCGCTCCTCATCGCCTTCGGCGGCCTGGGCGCGGGCGCGGTGCCCGTGGTGGGCAACCCCTACGACAACGTCCCCTTCGGCTCCTTGATGTCCCGCATGCTCCAGACCGCCTCCGCCCTGGTCTTTCTGGGCGTGGCCCTGCTGGTGGTGGCCTGGGGATTGATGGCGCCCTACGTGGGCGCGCCCCTGCGCCGCGCGCAGCGTACTCACCCCGCAATCGCCCCGCACCTTATCTGGCGCACCTTCGCCGGCTGGGTCATCCCGCTCATCCTGACCGCTCCCCTGTTCACCCAGGACATCTATTCCTACCTGGCCAACGGCTCCATCGTCGTCGCCGGGCTGGACCCCTATTCGGCGGGCCCGGTACAGCTGCTGGGCCCGGAAAACGGGCTCGCCCGGTCGGTGCCGTTCATCTGGGCCAACTCCCCCTCCCCGTACGGGCCGGTCGCCCTAGGGCTGGCGGGCGCGGTCAGCTGGCTGACCCAAGACTCCATCCTCCTGGGCGTTATCGCCCACCGCCTACTGTCCATCCTGGGCGTCGGCGCCGCCGGCTGGGCGCTGACCCGGTTGGCGCTGCGCTGCCGGGTAGGGGTCGCCACCGCCCTGTGGCTGGGCATCCTCAACCCGCTGACAGTCCTCCACCTCATCGGCGGCATCCACAACGAGTCCATCATGCTGGGGCTCATTTTGGTCGGCGTCGAGTGCGGCCTGCGCGCCGCCGACCGGGTCGCGGATCTCCCGGCTGGCGCACGGCTTAGTAACCCCGCCGGGCGCGCAACCACCGGATACCTGGCCCTGTCCGTCGCGCTCATCTCCTGCGCCGGCATGGTCAAGGTCACCGGCTTTATCGCCTTGGGCTTCGTCGGCATGACGCTAGCCCGCACGCTGGGCCGCCAACGGGACGCCAGCCCGCTGCGGGCCATCGCCTGCTCTGCCGCCATCCACCTGGCCCTGCTCATTGCGACCATCGCCGTGGTCACCGTGCTCACGGGCATCGGCCTGGGCTGGATCACCGGCCAGGGCGGCGCGGCGACCATCCGGTCCTGGATGTCGGCGACCACCTCTGTGGGCGTGGGCACTGGCTTCCTCGGCATGCAGCTGGGGCTAGGCGATCACACCGATGCCATCCTCTCGGTCACCCGCACCCTGGGCGTCCTAGTCGCCGGGGTGTTTATGGTGCGCATGCTTTTCGCCACCTTCCGCGGCTCCATTCACCCGGTCGGCGGGCTGGGGGTCTCCACCGTGGTGCTGGTCGTCTTCTTCCCGGTGGTTCACCCCTGGTACATCTTGTGGGCGGTCTTTCCCCTGGCCGCCTGGGCCAACCGCCTCATCTTCCGCGCCGCTGTGGTCGGTTACTCGGCCATCGTCAGCTTCTTTGTCTTGCCCCGCGGCCTGGGGTTGCCACCGATGACCATCCTGCTCATCTACCTCGCCGCGGCGGTAATGTTCGTCATAGTCGGCGGAATCTGGTGGGTGCTATTGCGCCGATCGCGGGTTGATCTCCTAAGGTAGAGCGGTGTGACTAGAACTTTCGATGGATCTTTAGCTTTAGAGCTCCGCGGGGTGCACAAGACCTACAGCGGCAAGCCCGCCGTCAATGGGCTCGACCTGCGGGTTCCCCGCGGGCAGATGCTCTGCCTGCTCGGCCCCAACGGCGCCGGCAAGACCACCACCATTGAAATGTGCGAGGGCTTCATCGCCCCGACCTCCGGGTCCATCCGGGTGCTGGGCCTGGATCCCACGTCCCAGGCCGACCAAGTGCGCGCCCGGATCGGCATCATGCTCCAGGGCGGCGGCTCCTATTCCGGCATCCGCGTGCGCGAGATGCTGCACCTGGCCGCCAGCTACAACCAGAACCCCCACGACCCGGACTGGCTGATGGAGCTGCTCGGCCTCGAGGGCGTGGCCCGCAACACCTACCGACGGCTCTCCGGCGGCCAGAAACAACGCCTCTCCCTGGCGCTGGCGATTATCTCCCGGCCCGAGCTCGTCTTCCTCGACGAGCCGACCGCCGGCATGGACGCGCAATCCCGGCTCGCCGTCTGGCGGCTTATCGATGCCCTCAAGCGCGACGGCACCACCATCGTCCTGACCACCCACCTCATGGACGAGGCCGAGGCCCTGGCGGACTATATCGCCATCATCGACCGCGGCGAGCTGATAGCCGAGGGAACCCCCAGCGAACTGATGACGCGTACGGCGAACCCGCAGGTGACGGTCTCGACCAAGGAGGCTATCGACGTCGAACGTTTCGCCCGCGACTCCAGCATCAGCCTCGACCTGATCCGGCCCCTGCACTACCGCGTCCACGCGGCGGGCACCCCGTACCTGCTGGCCCGGCTGACCCAGGCGCTGGCCAACCAGGGCGTTTTGGCCCACCGCATCGACACCGCCCACCGGAACCTCGAGGACGTCTTCCTCGATCTCACCGGCCGAGAACTACGCAGTTAAGGGGAAAGCCATGGATACACCAACCACACCTGCTGATTCCGCCCGGGCCGTCGGGCGCACCGCTGATTTCCCGCCCGGCACCTTCCGCCCGGCCCCGCAGCGGGCCTCGGCAGCCAAGCTCGCCTGGGCCCAGGGAGCCATCGAGTCCAAGCTCATGCTCCGCCACGGCGAGCAGCTACTGCTGAGCATCATCATCCCCGCGCTGTTGCTCTTCGGCGCGGCGCGGATGCCGCTGCTGGCGGACGAGATGAGCCTCAACCAGATCTTCCCGATGGTGCTTGCCGTGGCCGCCACCAGCGCCGGCTTTACCGGGCAGGCCATCTCCCTGGCCTTCGACCGCCGCTACGGCGCCCTGAAGCGCACTGGTGCCTCCGGCGTGCCCGCCTGGACCATCGTGACCGGCAAGATCATGGCGGTGCTCTCCATGGTCACCGTCCAGGTGGTCGTCCTGGGCGCCATCGCCGTGCTCCTGGGCTTTCGCACCAGCTGGCTCGGCGTGCTGCTGGCGCTAGTCATCCTGCTCTTCGGCGTGGCCACCTTCACCGCCCTGGGCCTTATTTTAGGCGGGACGCTGTCCTCCGAAATCGTCTTGGCGCTGGCCAACCTCATCTGGTTCTTGCTGCTCGGCGTCGTCGGCTGGACGATGTACAGCCAGGGCCTGGGTTCCAACGGCCTGCTCAACGTGGTGCCCACGGTGGCCCTGGCCGGCGGGCTGGCCGACGCGTTCGCCGGTGACCTACCCTGGGTACAGATGCTTGTCTTGGCCGCCTGGGCGGGGGCCGCGTCGTTGGCGGCGGCCAAATGGTTCCGTTTCGAAGGCTAAGTGTGAGTTATTTCTAAAAACCCAGCTTGAGACCTACTTTTCTTTTTAGTTCGACGTGAGTACGGAGTACCCTTATGACCGTGAGTAACAACGTGACAATCCCTGCTTCCCCCGCCTCGGGTGATACCCGCCCCGGGTTCCTTTCCCGCCTGGGCGGCTTCGTCCGCAACCGCGTGCCCAGCCTGCGCCAGCAGCGCATCATTGCGTTCATCCTGCTGCTGTGCCAGGGCGGCATTACGGTTTCCGGTTCCATCGTCCGCGTGACCGGCTCCGGGCTGGGCTGCGTGACGTGGCCTAATTGCCACCCCGGTTCGCTGGTGCCGCTGGAGGGTACCGCCCCGCTGATCCACCAGTTCATCGAGTTTGGCAACCGCCTGCTGACCTTCGTCGTGCTGGCCGCCGCCCTGGCCGCCGCCTTCGCCATGCACCGCGCGCGCCGCCGCAAGGAGCTCAAGGTCTACGCCTGGCTCTCGGTCGCCGGCATCTTCGTCCAGGCCCTTATCGGCGCCCTGTCGGTCTTCATGAAGCTGAAGTGGTGGGCCGTGGCCATCCACTTCCTGCCGTCGATGATCCTGGTCTGGATCGCCGCGCTGCTGTATACCCGCCTGCGCCAGCCGGACGACGGCACCCCGACCCAAGCCTTCCCGCATACCATCCGCAACCTGGCCGCCGTCGCCGCGGCCGCTCTGGCCATCGTGCTGATTACCGGCACCTTCGTCACCGGCTCGGGCCGTCACGCTGGCGACGCCGAGGAAGGCATGCTGGGCCGACTCCACCTGGACACCGAGTCCATGGCCGTCGTCCACGCGATGTGCATGTACGTCTACCTGGCCCTGACCCTGGTCGTCATCATCCTGCTCTACCGCAACCGGGTCGCGGCCCGCCCGCGCAACATCGGCTGGTACCTGGTGGTCGCTATTTTGATTCAGTGGGCCATCGGCGTCATCCAGGTCCGCCTGGGCATCCCCCGCTGGACCATCCCGGTGCACATCGGGATGTCCTCCCTTGTCACCGCCCTGACCGCGGCTCTCTACGCCTACGGCTTCGTCCGTACCGGCGGTACAGAGGGCCTCAAAACGGGCTCGATCGAGGGTGATAAGCGCTACGCGGATCGCCAAGCTGCCCTCGCCGCGCGCTAAAAACAGTTAACGTGGATGTATGCATGCTATTCAAGTAAAGCGCACCGGCGGCCCGGAAGTACTGGAGTACGTGTCCGTGGATGCCCCCGTCCCCAACGACAACGAGGTTCTCGTGGATGTCGAGCGGGCGGGGGTTAACTATATCGACACCTACTACCGCGAGGGCATCTATAACGCCAACGTTCCGTTCATCCTCGGCTTGGAAGGCGTCGGCCGCGTCAGCCACGATCCGCGCGGCGAGATCGCCGAGGGCACCCTGGTGGCCTGGCACCACGCCTTCGGCTCCTACGCCGAGCAGGTCTGCGTGGACCGCAACCGCATGGCCCAGGTGCCGGACGATTTCCCGCTGAATATCGCCGCGTCCATGATGCTGCAGGGCATGACGGCACACTACCTCACCCACGGCGTCTACCAGCTGGAGGAAGGCTCCACCTGCCTGATCACCGCCGGCGCCGGCGGCGTGGGCCTGCTGGCCACCCAGATGGCCAAGTATTTAGGCGCGACGGTCTACTCCGTGGTCTCCTCCGAGGAGAAGGAACAGCTGGCCTACGAGGCCGGCGCGGACCAGGTCTTCCGCTACTCCGACGTGCTGGCCGAGCAGGTCCGCCGTTTCAACGGCGGCCAGGGCGTCGACGTGGTCTACGACGGCGTCGGCCAGGCCACCTTCCAGGAGTCCCTCGAGGTCGTCCGCCCGCGCGGCACGGTCTGCCTGTTCGGCGCGGCCTCCGGCCCAGTTGAGCCCATCGATCCGCAGGTGCTCAACACCCACGGCGCGATCTTCCTGACCCGCCCGTCGCTGGCCGCTTACACGGCTACCGATGCCGAGTTCCAGAAGCGCTCCCAGGCCGTCGTCGAGATGATCCGCAGCGGCCAGCTGACCCTGCGCGTGAGCAACGAGTACCCGCTCGAGCAGGCCGAGCAGGCCCACCGCGATCTGCAGGCCCGCAAGACCACCGGCTCCATCGTCCTCAACCCCCACGCCTAGCGCCTCAAGCGCTTAAAAACCCAGCCCGCCTACCACCCGGTGGATTCTTCCACCAAAGGTAGGACGGACTGGGTTTCGTGCTGTGCGCTCCCGAGTCTCCGCGCGGTCTAGAAGCCGAGGGCCCCGCCGACGGTCTGCCAGCCCAGGATGGCGTCGATGGACAGGCCGATAAAGAGCACGGACAGGTAGTTGTTCGAGTAGATGAACAAGCGCATGGGCTTAACGGTCTGCCCGCCCTTGACGCCCTGATGCAGGCGGATGGCCATCCACAGGAAGGCGGCACCGGAGAGCACCGCGACCACCAGGTAGATCCAGGAGGTAGCCGGGACGATGAGCCAGGACACGATGACGGTGCCGATGGTGTACCAGACGATCTGGCGGGTGACCTCCTGGTCGGAGGCCACCACGGGCAGCATCGGGACGCCGGCGCGGCGGTAGTCTTCCTTGTACTTCATGGCCAGCGCCCAGGTGTGCGGCGGGGTCCAGAAGAAGATGATGAGGAATAAGACGATGGCCTGCCACCATTGGCCCGGCTCGTCGGCCGGGGCATTGTCCTTGATGACGGCCCAGCCGACCATCGCCGGCATGCAGCCGGCCAGCCCGCCCCAGACGATGTTCTGGGCGTTGCGCATCTTCAAAAACTTGGTGTAGACGAAGACGTAGAACAGGTTCGTCAGGATGACGAAGAAGGCGGCGAGCCAGGAGTTGGCGATAACGCCGAGCCAGAATATGGACAGCGCCAGCATGATCCAGGCGAAGATGGCGGCGTTGCGCTTGCTGATCTTGGCGCGGACCAGCGGGCGGGCGCGGGTGCGCTGCATCTTCTGGTCGAGGTCGTAGTCCACCACGTTGTTGAACGTGTGCGCGGCCGCCGCGCCCATCCAGCCGCCAAAGAGCGTGGAGAGGATGAGCCAGATATTGTCGCTGACGGCCTCGAAACCGCGCTGCGCCTGGAGCATCGCCGGAATTGCTGCGACGAGGAGGAGTTCGATGATCCTCGGTTTAGTCAGCGCAAAATAGGCCTTGATGGTCTCCAAGGAATCATCCTCCAGCGTCCTGGGCACGAGCGGGTTGGTGGTCAAAAGGCGGCCGCTAAAGGCCGCAGTTAAGTGGTCGCTCCTTCGCGGGCGATAGTTCCGCGCACGCCGTGATTCGTTACCAACTTCACAACGCCGGCGGGTGGGAAGACTACGACGGAGCGTTAATCGGACTAGGCGCGCCGCGAAAAAGAGCGCTCTGGTCCAGCCCCAGCCTTTCCTATCCCTGCCAGCCTACAACGTTTGGCTGATAAACCTTAAATTCTCTCCGCTGCCGTGTCGAGACACCTCGACACCAGCCGGCGGCAGTCCACCGAGCGCCCTGCCCGGGCGGTCACGTGCGGTGTGACCCCTGTTCAGGGCGAGCACGCACCGCTCCCGTGCGGCGCCCCACCGCCGGGCCGGTCACTGTCGGCAAGCACAATTCGCCCCCGCCTTCGGTAGATGCGCCCGGAGGTGCTCCCTTGGGGACGCAAAGTTCACTAGACTGAGGGAGGAATTTTCTAAGCATTTAAGACACCGAGCTAGTAAGGACCATTTACCGTGTCGGAAATTACCTTGTCGCCTGAGCTGCAGGCCATGACCGAGCGCCGCTACCCCGAGGATTGGACCGACCGCGACACCCGCGCGGTCGACACCATCCGCGTGCTTGCCGCCGACGCCGTACAGAACTGCGGGTCCGGGCACCCGGGTACCGCGATGTCGCTCGCGCCGCTGGCCTACACGCTGTACCAGCGGATCCTCAACCACGATCCGCAGGATAAGGACTGGGCCGGCCGCGACCGCTTCGTCTTGTCCGTGGGCCACTCCTCCCTTACCCAGTACATCCAGCTCTTCCTGGGCGGTTTCGGCCTGGAGATGGACGATCTGAAGGCCCTGCGCACCTGGGGTTCGCGCACCCCGGGCCACCCGGAGGTTCACCACACCGACGGCGTCGAAATCACCACCGGCCCGCTGGGCCAAGGCCTGGCTTCGTCGGTGGGCATGGCCATGGCCGCCCGCAAGGAGCGCGGGCTGTTCGACCCGGAGGCTCCCGCCGGTGAGTCCCCCTTCGATCACTTCGTCTACGTCATCGCTTCCGACGGCGACCTGCAGGAGGGTGTGACCTCCGAGGCCTCTTCCCTGGCGGGCACGCAGCAGCTGGGCAACCTGATCGTCTTCTGGGACGACAACCGCATCTCCATCGAGGACGACACCAACATCGCCTTCAACGAGGACGTCGTCGCCCGCTACGAGGCTTACGGCTGGCACGTCCAGACCGTCGATTCCGGCGAGGACGTCGTGGCCATCGAGAAGGCGGCGCGCGAGGCCCAGAAGGTCACCGACAAGCCCTCCTTCATCCGCGTCAAGACCGTCATCGGCTACCCAGCGCCGAACAAGATGAACACCGGCGGCGCCCACGGCGCCGCCCTGGGCGACGACGAGGTCGCCGCCACCAAGGAGATCCTGGGCTTCGACCCGCAGGAGACCTTCCACATCGACGCCGACGTGCTCGAGCACACCCGCGGGCTGGTCGAGCGCGGCGCGCAGGCCCACGCGGGCTGGCAGCAGCGCTTCGACGCCTGGGCGGAAAAGAACCCGGAGGCCAAGCAGCTCTTCGACCGGATGCAGGCCCGCCAGCTGCCGGAGGACTTCGCGGCCGAGCTGCCGACCTGGTCTACCGAGGACAAGCCGCTGGCTACCCGCAAGGCCTCGGAGGCGACCATCCAGGCGCTGGCCGCTGCCCTGCCGGAGATGTGGGGCGGCTCGGCCGACCTGGCCGGTTCCAACAACACCGTGATCAAGGGCGCGGATTCCTTCGGCCCGACCGCCATCACCACCGACGCCTGGTCCGCCCAGCCTTACGGCCGCAACCTCCACTTCGGCATCCGCGAGCACGCGATGTCAGCGATCATGAACGGCATCGCCCTGCACGGCAACACGCGCGTCTACGGCGGCACCTTCCTGATCTTCTCCGAGTACCAATTCCCGGCCATCCGCCTGGGCGCCCTGATGTCCACGGATACCTACTACGTCTGGACCCACGACTCCATCGGCCTGGGCGAGGACGGCCCGACCCACCAGCCGGTCGAGACCCTGGCCGCCCTGCGCGCGGTGCCGAACCTGGCGGTGATCCGCCCGGCGGACGCGAACGAGACCGCCCAGGCCTGGGCCGCCGCCCTGGAGCGACCGGCCGCCCCGAAGGGCCTGTCGCTGACCCGCCAGAATCTGCCCATCCTGGAGGGCACCGCGGAAAAGGCCGCCGAGGGCGTGCGCCGCGGCGCCTACACCCTGGTCGAGGCCACCAGCGGCGAACCTGATGTCATCCTGATTGCCACCGGCTCCGAGGTCCAATACGCCGTCGAGGCCGCCAAGGTGCTCGAGGAGCAGTCCGTGCCCACCCGCGTGGTCTCCGCCCCGTGCCTCGAGTGGTTCGAGGAGCAGGACGCCGAATACCACGAGCAGGTGCTGCCGGCCAAGGTCCGGGCCCGCGTGTCCGTGGAGGCCGCGGTAGCACAGCCGTGGCACAAGTACACCGGCACCTTCGGCCGCAACATCTCCCTCGAGCACTACGGTGCTTCCGCCCCGGCGGAGGAGCTCTTCGAGAAGTTCGGCTTCACCGCCCAGGCCGTCGTAGAGGCTGCTCAGCAGTCCCTGGCCGCCGCCCGCGCGTAGTTTTTACCCGCCCGACCGAGCTACCTAACCCGAGATTTTCCTTAAGGAGAACGCACATGAACAACGTTGACAAGCTCGCCCAGATGGGCACCTCGACGTGGCTGGATGATCTGTCCCGCCAGCGTCTGCAGTCCGGTAACCTCCGCGAACTCATCGACACCAAGAGCGTGGTCGGGGTGACGACCAACCCGACCATCTTCGCCAAGGCCATGTCCCAAGGCACGGCCTACGATGCCGACATCGCCAAGCTCAAGGAGCAGGGCGCGGCCGTGGACGAGGCCGTCTACAGCCTGGCCATCGACGACGTGCGCGCCGCCTGCGACGAGCTGCACGACGTCTTCGTCGACAGCAACGGCGAGGACGGCCGCGTGTCCATCGAGGTCGACCCGCGTATCTCCGACGACGCCGAGGCCACCTTGAACCAGGCCCGCGACCTGTGGAAGCAGGTCGATCGCCCCAACGCGATGATTAAGATCCCGGCGACCGACGGCTCGCTGGAGGCCATCGAGGATGCGTTGGCGGAGGGCATCTGCGTCAACGTGACCCTGATTTTCTCCCTGAAGCGCTACGTCAAGGTCGTCGACCGCTACAAGGAGGGCATCCGCCGCGCGGAGGCCGCCGGCCTGGACGTGACTAAGATCTTCTCGGTCGCCTCTATCTTCATCTCCCGCATCGACACCGAGGTCGACAAGCGCCTAGAGGAAATCGGTACGCCTGAGGCGCTACAGCTGCGCGGCCAGGTCGGCCTGGCCGAGGCCAAGCTCTGCTACGGCTTCTTCGAGTCGGCCTTCCTCCACCCGGAGCACCTCCCCGCCCCGGATCCGCTGCCGGCCGGCGCGAACTTCCAGCGCCCGCTGTGGGCTTCTACCGGCGTGAAGAACCCGGAGTACCCGGCCACCCTGTACGTAACCGAGCTGGCCGGCCCGGAGACCGTCAACACCATGCCGGAGGCCACCCTGGACGCGTTCCTGGACACGGACGTGCGCCTGGGCGACGCCCTGACCGGCATGCTGGAGACCGCCAACAGCACCTGCGGGCGCGCGGCCCAACTGGTCTCCCTCGAGGAGGTCTACGAGCAACTCGAGCAGGAGGGCGTCGACAAGTTCGTGGCCTCCTGGAACGAGCTGCTGGAGACCATGTCCGCGAAGCTCTAAGGACTGTCCTCCGCCCGCCTGAAGGTCGGCGTTGTGTCCCCCCTCAAGCCGCGATTCGCAGCGCACCGCCGAAGTAAACCGGCGGTGCGCTCCTCGCTACAATGGGTAACCGCAACCTTAAAATAAATATTGTCTTCTTAATCTCCGGCGAAAGGATTTCCCGTGTCAGACCCCAGTTCTTGGGACAACCCGTTAAGGGATGAAAGAGACAAACGCCTACCCCGCATTGCTGGCCCCTCCGGCATGGTCATCTTCGGCGTTACCGGCGATCTGGCACGGAAAAAGCTCCTGCCGGCCATCTACGACCTGGCCAACCGCGGCCTCCTGCCGGCCGGCTTCACCCTGGTCGGCTACGGCCGCCGCGACTGGGACAAGCAGGCGTTCGCCGACTACGTCCTTAAAGCCGTCCAAGCCGGGGCCCGCACCGAATTCCGCGAGCACGTCTGGCAGCACCTGGCTCAGGGCGTCGAGTTCGTCACGGGCGGTTTCGACGACGCCGGCTTCGACAAGCTCTCGGCCCGCCTGAGCGAGCTGGATACCGCCCGCGGTAACGGTGGAAACTGGGCCTATTACCTGTCCGTCCCGCCGGAGTTTTTCTCTAGCATCTGCCACCAGCTCGAGCGCGTCGGCATGGCTAACAGCTCCGACAACACGTGGCGCCGGGTCATCATCGAAAAGCCCTTCGGCCACGACCAGAAGTCGGCCCGGGAGCTCAACGAGGTCGTCAACGCGGTCTTCCCGGAGCAGTCGGTCTTCCGTATCGACCACTACCTGGGCAAGGAAACGGTCCAGAACATCATGGCCCTGCGCTTCGCCAACCAAATCTTTGAGCCGATGTGGAACGCCCACTACATCGACCACGTTCAGATCACCATGGCCGAGGACATCGGGCTGGGCGGCCGCGCCGGCTACTACGACGGCATCGGCGCCGCCCGCGACGTCATCCAGAACCACCTGCTGCAGCTGCTGGCGCTAGTGGCCATGGAGGAGCCCTCCTCCTTCGAGCCGGAGGCCCTGCAGGCCGAGAAGACCAAGGTGCTGCGCGCCACGACGCCGGTGCACCCGCTGAACAAGACCACCGCCCGCGGCCAGTACACCGCCGGCTGGCAGGGCTCGGAATACGTCAAGGGCCTGCGCGAGGAGGAAGGCTTCGACCCGGAGTCGACGACGGAGACCTACGCGGCCTGCACGCTGGAGGTCAACTCCCGCCGCTGGGGCGGCGTGCCGTTCTACCTGCGCACCGGCAAGCGCCTGGGGCGCCGCGTGACCGAGATTGCCTTGGTCTTCAAGCACGCCCCGCACCAGCCCTTCCAGA from Corynebacterium confusum includes these protein-coding regions:
- a CDS encoding COX15/CtaA family protein, whose translation is MGGFVRNRVPSLRQQRIIAFILLLCQGGITVSGSIVRVTGSGLGCVTWPNCHPGSLVPLEGTAPLIHQFIEFGNRLLTFVVLAAALAAAFAMHRARRRKELKVYAWLSVAGIFVQALIGALSVFMKLKWWAVAIHFLPSMILVWIAALLYTRLRQPDDGTPTQAFPHTIRNLAAVAAAALAIVLITGTFVTGSGRHAGDAEEGMLGRLHLDTESMAVVHAMCMYVYLALTLVVIILLYRNRVAARPRNIGWYLVVAILIQWAIGVIQVRLGIPRWTIPVHIGMSSLVTALTAALYAYGFVRTGGTEGLKTGSIEGDKRYADRQAALAAR
- the tkt gene encoding transketolase translates to MTERRYPEDWTDRDTRAVDTIRVLAADAVQNCGSGHPGTAMSLAPLAYTLYQRILNHDPQDKDWAGRDRFVLSVGHSSLTQYIQLFLGGFGLEMDDLKALRTWGSRTPGHPEVHHTDGVEITTGPLGQGLASSVGMAMAARKERGLFDPEAPAGESPFDHFVYVIASDGDLQEGVTSEASSLAGTQQLGNLIVFWDDNRISIEDDTNIAFNEDVVARYEAYGWHVQTVDSGEDVVAIEKAAREAQKVTDKPSFIRVKTVIGYPAPNKMNTGGAHGAALGDDEVAATKEILGFDPQETFHIDADVLEHTRGLVERGAQAHAGWQQRFDAWAEKNPEAKQLFDRMQARQLPEDFAAELPTWSTEDKPLATRKASEATIQALAAALPEMWGGSADLAGSNNTVIKGADSFGPTAITTDAWSAQPYGRNLHFGIREHAMSAIMNGIALHGNTRVYGGTFLIFSEYQFPAIRLGALMSTDTYYVWTHDSIGLGEDGPTHQPVETLAALRAVPNLAVIRPADANETAQAWAAALERPAAPKGLSLTRQNLPILEGTAEKAAEGVRRGAYTLVEATSGEPDVILIATGSEVQYAVEAAKVLEEQSVPTRVVSAPCLEWFEEQDAEYHEQVLPAKVRARVSVEAAVAQPWHKYTGTFGRNISLEHYGASAPAEELFEKFGFTAQAVVEAAQQSLAAARA
- the tal gene encoding transaldolase, whose product is MNNVDKLAQMGTSTWLDDLSRQRLQSGNLRELIDTKSVVGVTTNPTIFAKAMSQGTAYDADIAKLKEQGAAVDEAVYSLAIDDVRAACDELHDVFVDSNGEDGRVSIEVDPRISDDAEATLNQARDLWKQVDRPNAMIKIPATDGSLEAIEDALAEGICVNVTLIFSLKRYVKVVDRYKEGIRRAEAAGLDVTKIFSVASIFISRIDTEVDKRLEEIGTPEALQLRGQVGLAEAKLCYGFFESAFLHPEHLPAPDPLPAGANFQRPLWASTGVKNPEYPATLYVTELAGPETVNTMPEATLDAFLDTDVRLGDALTGMLETANSTCGRAAQLVSLEEVYEQLEQEGVDKFVASWNELLETMSAKL
- the zwf gene encoding glucose-6-phosphate dehydrogenase — encoded protein: MSDPSSWDNPLRDERDKRLPRIAGPSGMVIFGVTGDLARKKLLPAIYDLANRGLLPAGFTLVGYGRRDWDKQAFADYVLKAVQAGARTEFREHVWQHLAQGVEFVTGGFDDAGFDKLSARLSELDTARGNGGNWAYYLSVPPEFFSSICHQLERVGMANSSDNTWRRVIIEKPFGHDQKSARELNEVVNAVFPEQSVFRIDHYLGKETVQNIMALRFANQIFEPMWNAHYIDHVQITMAEDIGLGGRAGYYDGIGAARDVIQNHLLQLLALVAMEEPSSFEPEALQAEKTKVLRATTPVHPLNKTTARGQYTAGWQGSEYVKGLREEEGFDPESTTETYAACTLEVNSRRWGGVPFYLRTGKRLGRRVTEIALVFKHAPHQPFQNGQADALGQNAVVIRVQPDEGVTMRFGSKVPGSTMEVRDVNMDFAYAEAFTEESPEAYERLILDALLDESSLFPTNEEVELSWAILDPILDYWAEAGRPDEYPAGTWGPESADKMLRRRGHSWRRP
- a CDS encoding ABC transporter ATP-binding protein produces the protein MTRTFDGSLALELRGVHKTYSGKPAVNGLDLRVPRGQMLCLLGPNGAGKTTTIEMCEGFIAPTSGSIRVLGLDPTSQADQVRARIGIMLQGGGSYSGIRVREMLHLAASYNQNPHDPDWLMELLGLEGVARNTYRRLSGGQKQRLSLALAIISRPELVFLDEPTAGMDAQSRLAVWRLIDALKRDGTTIVLTTHLMDEAEALADYIAIIDRGELIAEGTPSELMTRTANPQVTVSTKEAIDVERFARDSSISLDLIRPLHYRVHAAGTPYLLARLTQALANQGVLAHRIDTAHRNLEDVFLDLTGRELRS
- a CDS encoding heme o synthase, whose product is METIKAYFALTKPRIIELLLVAAIPAMLQAQRGFEAVSDNIWLILSTLFGGWMGAAAAHTFNNVVDYDLDQKMQRTRARPLVRAKISKRNAAIFAWIMLALSIFWLGVIANSWLAAFFVILTNLFYVFVYTKFLKMRNAQNIVWGGLAGCMPAMVGWAVIKDNAPADEPGQWWQAIVLFLIIFFWTPPHTWALAMKYKEDYRRAGVPMLPVVASDQEVTRQIVWYTIGTVIVSWLIVPATSWIYLVVAVLSGAAFLWMAIRLHQGVKGGQTVKPMRLFIYSNNYLSVLFIGLSIDAILGWQTVGGALGF
- a CDS encoding multidrug ABC transporter permease — translated: MDTPTTPADSARAVGRTADFPPGTFRPAPQRASAAKLAWAQGAIESKLMLRHGEQLLLSIIIPALLLFGAARMPLLADEMSLNQIFPMVLAVAATSAGFTGQAISLAFDRRYGALKRTGASGVPAWTIVTGKIMAVLSMVTVQVVVLGAIAVLLGFRTSWLGVLLALVILLFGVATFTALGLILGGTLSSEIVLALANLIWFLLLGVVGWTMYSQGLGSNGLLNVVPTVALAGGLADAFAGDLPWVQMLVLAAWAGAASLAAAKWFRFEG
- a CDS encoding quinone oxidoreductase family protein; the protein is MHAIQVKRTGGPEVLEYVSVDAPVPNDNEVLVDVERAGVNYIDTYYREGIYNANVPFILGLEGVGRVSHDPRGEIAEGTLVAWHHAFGSYAEQVCVDRNRMAQVPDDFPLNIAASMMLQGMTAHYLTHGVYQLEEGSTCLITAGAGGVGLLATQMAKYLGATVYSVVSSEEKEQLAYEAGADQVFRYSDVLAEQVRRFNGGQGVDVVYDGVGQATFQESLEVVRPRGTVCLFGAASGPVEPIDPQVLNTHGAIFLTRPSLAAYTATDAEFQKRSQAVVEMIRSGQLTLRVSNEYPLEQAEQAHRDLQARKTTGSIVLNPHA
- the mptB gene encoding polyprenol phosphomannose-dependent alpha 1,6 mannosyltransferase MptB — encoded protein: MKQIFADGLASLRSALPRLGTAGSRSALLHTSDDPAARADRATGGEKSSRFDLLPVDPAGGSRGRYSVNHLRGFFVLRWMGTVGALLIAFGGLGAGAVPVVGNPYDNVPFGSLMSRMLQTASALVFLGVALLVVAWGLMAPYVGAPLRRAQRTHPAIAPHLIWRTFAGWVIPLILTAPLFTQDIYSYLANGSIVVAGLDPYSAGPVQLLGPENGLARSVPFIWANSPSPYGPVALGLAGAVSWLTQDSILLGVIAHRLLSILGVGAAGWALTRLALRCRVGVATALWLGILNPLTVLHLIGGIHNESIMLGLILVGVECGLRAADRVADLPAGARLSNPAGRATTGYLALSVALISCAGMVKVTGFIALGFVGMTLARTLGRQRDASPLRAIACSAAIHLALLIATIAVVTVLTGIGLGWITGQGGAATIRSWMSATTSVGVGTGFLGMQLGLGDHTDAILSVTRTLGVLVAGVFMVRMLFATFRGSIHPVGGLGVSTVVLVVFFPVVHPWYILWAVFPLAAWANRLIFRAAVVGYSAIVSFFVLPRGLGLPPMTILLIYLAAAVMFVIVGGIWWVLLRRSRVDLLR